A single window of Streptococcus cristatus ATCC 51100 DNA harbors:
- a CDS encoding DUF1129 domain-containing protein, which yields MSQVVSDKLTKKNKGFLHIATHQLLKDGKSDEEVKAILEEIIPNILENQAKGIPARALYGAPTYWASSLTAKERYDAEHPKQNDDPKWMMLDSVLFIFGFFTVLTSIVNLASSKPSVYGMTTLVFGSIVGGLAFYALYHFVYRFYGPDTDRSQRPHLLKSILIMLVAIGLWTLSIIGSSLLPDSLNPHLSNIVVAIIGGITLALRFYLKKRFNIKSATMGPAKY from the coding sequence ATGTCACAAGTAGTATCAGACAAACTAACTAAGAAAAATAAGGGATTTCTCCACATCGCTACTCATCAACTCCTCAAAGATGGCAAATCCGACGAAGAAGTGAAAGCAATCTTAGAGGAAATCATTCCAAACATTTTAGAAAATCAGGCCAAGGGCATCCCTGCCCGTGCTCTCTATGGGGCACCAACTTACTGGGCCTCTTCTCTCACTGCTAAGGAGCGCTATGACGCTGAACATCCAAAACAAAACGACGATCCAAAATGGATGATGCTGGATTCTGTCCTTTTCATTTTCGGTTTCTTTACCGTTCTGACTTCCATCGTCAATTTGGCATCTTCTAAACCGTCAGTTTACGGCATGACGACACTTGTCTTTGGTAGTATTGTCGGTGGTCTCGCTTTCTACGCCCTCTATCATTTCGTTTACCGTTTTTACGGACCAGACACTGACCGTAGCCAGCGTCCACATCTACTCAAATCTATCCTTATCATGCTAGTAGCCATTGGTCTTTGGACCCTTTCAATCATTGGTTCTAGCTTACTGCCCGACTCTCTCAACCCACATTTGTCAAACATTGTCGTTGCCATCATCGGAGGGATCACTCTAGCACTCCGTTTCTATCTCAAGAAACGCTTCAATATCAAGAGTGCGACTATGGGACCAGCGAAATATTAA
- a CDS encoding magnesium transporter CorA family protein — translation MKQVFLSTTTEFKEIDTLESGTWINMVNPSQNESLEIANAFGIDIADLRAPLDAEEMSRVTIEDEYTLIIVDVPITEERNNQTYYVTIPLGIIITEEAIITTCLEKLPLLDIFIHRRLRNFYTFMRSRFIFQILYRNAELYLTALRSIDRKSEQIESQLHQSTRNEELIELMELEKTIVYFKASLKTNERVIKKLTSSTSNIKKYLEDEDLLEDTLIETQQAIEMADIYGNILHSMTDTFASIISNNQNNVMKTLALVTVVMSIPTMLFSAYGMNFKDNELPLNGEPHAFWIIMFIAFALSGSLTLYLFHKKLF, via the coding sequence ATCCTTCCCAAAATGAATCTTTAGAAATCGCAAACGCCTTTGGCATTGACATAGCTGACCTACGGGCACCCCTCGATGCCGAGGAAATGTCTCGGGTCACCATCGAGGATGAGTACACACTGATCATCGTAGACGTACCTATCACTGAGGAGCGGAATAACCAGACCTACTATGTTACTATCCCGCTTGGTATTATCATCACAGAAGAAGCTATCATCACGACTTGCTTGGAAAAGCTGCCCCTGCTGGATATCTTTATCCACCGTCGCTTGCGTAACTTTTATACTTTCATGCGGTCACGTTTTATCTTTCAGATTCTCTATCGCAATGCCGAGCTATATCTGACAGCCCTGCGTTCCATTGACCGCAAGAGCGAGCAGATTGAAAGCCAGCTGCACCAATCAACTCGAAATGAAGAACTGATTGAGCTCATGGAGCTGGAAAAGACCATCGTCTATTTCAAAGCCTCCCTCAAAACCAATGAACGCGTAATTAAAAAACTAACCAGCTCTACCAGCAATATCAAGAAATACTTGGAAGATGAAGATTTGCTGGAAGACACCCTGATTGAGACCCAGCAGGCCATCGAGATGGCTGATATTTATGGAAATATCCTCCACAGCATGACAGATACTTTTGCTTCCATTATTTCCAACAATCAGAATAATGTCATGAAGACACTGGCCTTAGTAACCGTTGTTATGTCCATCCCGACCATGCTTTTCTCAGCCTATGGGATGAACTTCAAAGATAATGAACTGCCTCTAAATGGCGAGCCACATGCCTTCTGGATTATCATGTTTATCGCCTTTGCTCTGAGTGGCTCTCTGACCCTCTACCTCTTCCATAAAAAATTATTCTAA